In Deltaproteobacteria bacterium, the sequence CGTGACCTTCGCTCAAAAGCCTTTCACAAAGGTGCGAGCCTATAAAACCAGCGCCGCCTGTCACCAGTATACGCATTACACCCTACCTATTCCATAATATGTAAAACCCATATTCCTCATCTCTTTAGGGTCATATATATTTCTGCCGTCAAATATTACAGGCGTCTTCATAAGCCCCTTCATCTTCTCAAAGTTGGGTCTTCTGAACTCATTCCATTCTGTAATAACTGCAAGGGCTTCAACATCCCTCACAACCTCATAGTTGTCTTGAATATATTCAATCCTGTTGCCAAAGACCTTTCTCGCCTCATACATTGCCTCGGGGTCATGTGCCTTTATCTTTGCGCCTGCCTCAAGTAGCTTATTTATTATTGTTATGGAGGGCGCCTCCCTCATATCATCGGTTCTCGGCTTGAATGACAACCCCCATACCCCAATGACCTTTCCTGAGAGAGGCTTTGCCTGTGATTTATTATTAGCGCCTATCTTGAAATGTTCCAGTATCTTCTCAACAATTATGCCTTTCTGTCTATTGTTAACCTCTTCAACAGATTTTAGTATCTTCATATCATAGCCGTATTCACCCGCGGTTCTTATAATTGCCTGAACATCCTTGGGAAAACATGAACCGCCGTATCCTACACCAGGGAATAAAAACTCAAAACCTATCCTTGAGTCTGTCCCTATCCCTTTTCTTACATTATCTATATCAGCGCCTGCCAGTCTGCACAGATTTGCCATCTCATTTATAAACGATATCTTTGTGGCAAGCATGGCATTAGCAGCGTATTTTGTTACCTCAGCGCTCCTTATATCCATAAAAAGTATGGGCTTGCCTGTCCTTACAAACGGCCCATACAACTCTCTCATTGCCTCTTTAGCCTTTTCGCTTTCTGTCCCAATTACAACCCTGTCAGGTTTCATAAAGTCATCAATAGCAGCCCCTTCTTTCAAAAACTCAGGGTTTGAAACAACATCAAATTTATAGTCTTTGCCCCGCTTGCCTATCTCATCTTGTATTACTGCCCTGACTTCGTCAGCAGTTCCTACAGGCACTGTGCTCTTATCAACTATGACTCTGTAGCCATCCATCGCCTTGCCTATTCCCCTTGCCGCATTCAGGACATGTTTCAAATCCGCAGAGCCGTCTTCGCCGGATGGCGTTCCAACTGCAATAAAACAAATAATAGAATTCTTTACGGCATAAGACAAGTCTGTTGTAAACTTAAGTCTTCCTTCTTTTACATTTCTTTTCACAAGCTCTTCCAGACCTGGCTCGTAAATAGGTATCTTTCCTCTATTAAGTTTTTCTATCTTCCCCGCATCTATATCTACACAGACGACGTCATTTCCACTGTCGGCAAAACATGTGCCGGCAACAAGACCGACATAGCCTGTCCCAATAACACAGATATTCAAGATACCCTCCTAATAAAAGAGAATACAAAATACCAAAGAAAGTTATTTTTAGCAAAAAAATCTTAAATCTTCAATAGGCATTTTTATTTATAAGCCCCTTCCATATCGTCAACCACATAATCTTCAAGTCAAACCAGAATGACCAATTTTCAATATAATAGAGGTCGTATTCTATCCTCTTTTTCAGGTCTGTATCCCCCCGCCATCCGTTTACCTGCGCCCAGCCTGTTATCCCTGCCTTCATCTTATGCCGCAACATATATTTAGGAATATTCTTTCTAAACTCTTCTATAAATACAGGTCGTTCCGGTCTTGGCCCAACGATACTCATATCGCCTTTTAATACATTAAAAAACTGTGGGAGTTCATCAATGCTTGTCTTTCTTAAAAAAGCACCCAGCCAAGTTCTTCTGGGGTCATCTTCCTTTGCCCATACAGCGCCGCTCTCTTTTTCTGCATCTACCCACATAGAACGAAATTTCAGCATCTGGAATATCTTGCCATCAAGCCCCATCCTTTCCTGTCTATAGAATACAGGACCATGGGAAGTAAGCTTAATTGTAATAGCTATCAAAACCACGAGCGGCGCTGTCAGGGTTATTGCAATGATAGAAAAAGCTATATCGGCAGCCCTTTTTATAACCATATTCCATCCATACAATGGGGAATCCTGGAGGCTTATTATGGGAAGGCCGTCAAACTCTTCAATGCCTCCTCTTATTGTTGCAAATTCATAGATATCCGGTATAACCTGTATATCAACCATTTCTTCGCCGATATTCTTCAGAACATCAATTACCTTGCCGTGCTCTTCCCATGCCAATGCAATAATTACATGATCAATGCCTTTTTCCTTTACAAACCTGCCAACTTCGTCATAAACGCCTAAAACCTCTATCCCGTGCACATTGGCCCCCACCTGATCTTTGTTTGTTGACAAAAGACCAACAACCTTCAATCCAATCTCCGGATGGGTATCAATACGTTTTAATATTTCTTTGCTCATATCCCCGGTTCCAACAATGAGCGCATACCGGAGATTATGTCCTTTCTTCCTCAAATACCGGAGAGCCTCTCTGAAAATCCATCTCTCAATGCTTAATGCAACAACATTAATGGCGCCGAAAAATAGAAACACCAATCTGGAAAATTCATACTGACGGTAAACAAAGGTTACTGCAATAAGGACAAGGATAGAAACTGCGCATGCCTTTGTTATATCAAATAGCTCTGACAGATGAGAGGCTATCCTCCTGGGTCTATAAAGACCAAACGATTTGAATACAAACCCCCATATAAGGATTATGGGGATTATAAGAAGGATATAGATTCTTAACGGAGGTATGCCTTTATCAATAGGTATAAAAGCGGTATGAAACCGCAGATAATAGGAGAGCAGCCATGAAGCCACTATTATGGCTATGTCTGCAATAAATAACAGGCTCTCAAAAAACTGGCTGTGTTTTTTTAACAAGACAGCCCCTCTTTATATTTTAAGATTTCGTGAGCTTTTCTCAATACAGCCTCAACCTTTATAGCATCCATACACCCGCCATTCCTGCATTTATACTCAGAGCCTAAATTCAAACATGGGGCGCATGCAAAATTACTTTCTATATTATGGGCATTGGATGAACCAACAGGTCCCCACCTAGTCACCCCAGCAGGACCATGTAAAGCTATCATAGGATGATTTAGGGCTGCCCCAAGATGCATAATGCCGGTATTGATGGTAATCAGCAATCGGCTTTTAGTTATCAGATAAGCAGTTTGTCCAAGCGTAAATCTGCCGCAAAACGAAACAACCTTTCCGGAGCAGGCATTGACAATATATTCCGCGGCGGCTTGATTATCATTTGTGCCTGTAATGCCAACAGTATAACCGTCCTTTGCAAGAAGTCCGGCCAGTCTTATAAAGTTTTCCGCGCCCCACTCTTTGAGATGCCCCTTATACCCTGAACTCCATGGATGAAACAGTATAAGATTACTAATCCCCTCTTTCTCTAATAAATCTTCAACAAAGGCCTTCTCTGAATCAGGTATCGGAAATTCTATTTTATAGTCAGATACCGAAACACCAATCGCATTGGCCAGAGACATATAATTATCTATTTCATGGCGGCATGGATCATGCGGCACAGCGGCGTCAAATACTATATGTTTGAACTGCCCTTTTGTCTTAAAACCTATTTTATGACCTGTTTTAACAAAAAACGCCACTATAGCGCTAAGACGTGGCCACGATTCAAAATCTATTACAACATCATACTCCTTGCTGTTTACATCTTTCATAAATCTAAAAAAATAAGACGGCTCTTTAACAACTTTAGAGACCTCCAATATTTTCAGGCTGTCTATAAAAGAACAGCGGCATAAAACCTCATAATTATTTTTGCTGCCAATTACAGTTAGCAAAGTTTTTGGATGCATATTTTTTATAGCCTTTAAAACCGGAGCCAACAACAAAGTATCGCCAATGGTGCCGACCTTGATAACAAGAATACTGTTTATCTCCTGCCCTGTTTTGCGAGCCTTCTTCACCAAAGACAAAAAACAGAGGATGGGTATGCCTGCATAACGGTCAAAAAACCTCATCCAGAAATTACCGCGCTCTTTCACTAATCAGCGCCCCCTAGCATCAATAATATCTTTCAACTTCTCATAAACCTGCTCAACAGTCACAGCCTTAATACAGATTGGGTCATTGCAGTCAGGAAATCTCCCATCTTCATAACATGGCGCACATTCAATATTCTCCGCATTCCAGAAATAATGGCCGCCGCTGTTCAATGGGTAATATCCTCTTGGATCAGTGGGGCCAAAGATAGAAATTACAGGCACCTGCATAGCGCTTGCAAGATGCATGGGACCGCTGTCATGTGTAACAATTACTTTACACCTTTTCATAACAGCGGCTGTTTCTTCTAAAGTAGTCCTACCGGTCAGGTCAATGACACCGTTTATAATATTTCTTAAAATTATCTCACTATTAAATTTATCACTCTCAGCGCCCAAGAGTATAACCTTATAACCGTCGGCAACAATCTTCCTTGACAGTTCGGCATAATCCTCAACAGGCCATCTCTTTATAGGCATTTCGGTTTTTATATTGCTGGCGCCGCCCGCTAAAACACCTATCTTAATATCACCATTTTTTAACCCTTTCTTTGTTAAAATCTTGTCTACAGCCTTTTCCGCTTCATTACTTATTATAAAATCCATGCCCTTGCCATCATCTCGTATGCCAATGGCCTTAATAATCTCTAAGTACTGGTCTATATTATGCTTAATGCCGCTAATCCTTACCTTCTTTGTTAGAAATCTCCCTTCGCCATTCCTGTCAAACCCAACCCTTTCAGGTATTCCACATAAAAAGGCAAAAAGATTGAAACGCCAATCTCTGTGAAAAACAAACACAACATCATATTTTTTCCGCTTAATTTTCAAGATCAAAGAGAGAATGTATTTTAACTTTTGCAACAATGTCCCTTTATAAATTATATAATCGTCGCATTCTATAAACTCATCTATATACGGATTGCCATTCACCGCCATTTTTGAAGATTTACCTACCAAGAGAGAAACATGCGAGGTCGGATAGGCTTTTTTTAGAGCCCTGACAGCCGGGGTTGTCATAAGCAAATCTCCTATGGCGCCGAGTTTTATGATTAAGACTTTATTGAATCCCATCCAATCTCTCTTCCGCTTCAACGATTTTAATCTTCTTCAAAACCAAATCAAAGACCTCATCAACGGTAATCAGGTTCATGCACTCCATATTATCACAGGCAGCCTTCTCGCAGCCCTTGCACTTAACATCTTTACATATCACGTCAACATCATTGCCGTAAGGCCTCCATCTCTGCCAGTCATTGGCTGCGCTGAACAAGACAATACCAGGGACTCCAACCGCAGCAGCAATATGAACAGGGGCAGAATCGTTGCCGATAAACAGTGAACACCTTTTTATCACTGCGGCGGTTTGTTTAAATGTCAGATTACCAACCATGTTGACCGGTTTGAAATGTAAAAGCCCTTCCGCTTGTTCGGTTACTGCCCTGTCATCCGCTCCGCCGACAAGCACTATTTGCGCCTTAAAATGCTCAACAATCCTTTCCATCAGGCCGGCATATCTTTCTACAGCCCACATCTTGGAAGGACAGCCACTGCCGATGTGCAATCCAATAGTCAACAAAGATTCATGCCAGTTATTTTTCTTGAGCAGGGCATAGGCATATTTCTTATCGTCTTCCGATATTGTTATGGCAATTTCCGCAGCAACAGGTCTTATCCCTATAGCCCTTGCCGCATCCAAGAGAATTTCCGCCTGATGCTTATTGATCGTTGTATTGACCTCATCGGTCAGAAGAAATCCTCCCCCTTCCCACCCAAAGCCGACCCTTCTCGGAATACCGCTCAAGGCGGCAATGATGATTACAAACAGGTCTCCCCGCAGATCAAAAAACAGATCATACCTGCCCCTTCGTAATGCCCTTATGAACTGAAGGCTCTCCCGGATATTGAAATGTCTGTCGTGATTTCTGTCGCGCCAATACGCCCTATAACATATTATCTCATCAATATATTTTTCTCCTTCAACAATGCCCTTTGACCACGGGCCGACAACAAGCGTAATATGCGCCTGCGGGAAACCATTTCGGATAGACTTTATGGCAGGAGTAGCCAGCAAAACATCTCCGGCATGATCCAGTTTAAGGATTAAAATCCGTTCTATCTGTCTTGCATTTCTCTTTTTAAAAATGGATAACGTCCATTTAAGAAAATAACCAACAGCGTCAAAAACGGCAATTATGCCCTTTAACAGCCTGCTCTTATATACATATATTTTCACCTGTAAAACCTCTATTCCTCACTCACTTTATAACTTTTAGACTAACCTCAATATTCATTGCCGGAAATATAAAGGCTAAATATTTTTCATAAAAAAGCGGGAATCTATTGGCAAGACAAGAAACTCCGTTTATCCTATGAAATTTCCAGAAATTGAGCCTGACTTTTATCTTATCAAATCTGGCTGCGCTGTAAAAATCATACTGCGGAAAATCTGCCGTAAAATAATTAAATGATTCGGTATTGAAAAAGTGTCTGTGTGTGAAGTCACCGTAGGCATGGGTGCTGCTGAAATGAGGGACTCTTATAAATACCAATGCATCAGGTTTTGCAATGCGGTGGACCTCCTCCATTACCCCCTTTATATCCTGAAGATGCTCCAGCACATCCATAAGATAAATTTTATCAAAGATATTGGTTTGGAATGGATAAGGGAACCTATCCAAATCACAGATGGCATCTGTTGCAGGCGTCTTGTGAATGTCAAGCCCTATAGCGCCATTTATCTTATTTTTGCCGCAGCCTATATCTAAAACTCTCATCACTCACCCGTTTTAACTCTAACCTCAGAACCTTGCCTCTCACGGCCTCGCAAAACATCAAATTCATTCACCGTTACACCCTTAAGCAGGTACAATAAAAATATATATACCAAAAAACTAAATATCGCTGCAACCTGCCATGTCCAATATTTATCTGCGATTACAA encodes:
- a CDS encoding UDP-glucose/GDP-mannose dehydrogenase family protein, which gives rise to MNICVIGTGYVGLVAGTCFADSGNDVVCVDIDAGKIEKLNRGKIPIYEPGLEELVKRNVKEGRLKFTTDLSYAVKNSIICFIAVGTPSGEDGSADLKHVLNAARGIGKAMDGYRVIVDKSTVPVGTADEVRAVIQDEIGKRGKDYKFDVVSNPEFLKEGAAIDDFMKPDRVVIGTESEKAKEAMRELYGPFVRTGKPILFMDIRSAEVTKYAANAMLATKISFINEMANLCRLAGADIDNVRKGIGTDSRIGFEFLFPGVGYGGSCFPKDVQAIIRTAGEYGYDMKILKSVEEVNNRQKGIIVEKILEHFKIGANNKSQAKPLSGKVIGVWGLSFKPRTDDMREAPSITIINKLLEAGAKIKAHDPEAMYEARKVFGNRIEYIQDNYEVVRDVEALAVITEWNEFRRPNFEKMKGLMKTPVIFDGRNIYDPKEMRNMGFTYYGIGRV
- a CDS encoding undecaprenyl-phosphate glucose phosphotransferase, with translation MLKKHSQFFESLLFIADIAIIVASWLLSYYLRFHTAFIPIDKGIPPLRIYILLIIPIILIWGFVFKSFGLYRPRRIASHLSELFDITKACAVSILVLIAVTFVYRQYEFSRLVFLFFGAINVVALSIERWIFREALRYLRKKGHNLRYALIVGTGDMSKEILKRIDTHPEIGLKVVGLLSTNKDQVGANVHGIEVLGVYDEVGRFVKEKGIDHVIIALAWEEHGKVIDVLKNIGEEMVDIQVIPDIYEFATIRGGIEEFDGLPIISLQDSPLYGWNMVIKRAADIAFSIIAITLTAPLVVLIAITIKLTSHGPVFYRQERMGLDGKIFQMLKFRSMWVDAEKESGAVWAKEDDPRRTWLGAFLRKTSIDELPQFFNVLKGDMSIVGPRPERPVFIEEFRKNIPKYMLRHKMKAGITGWAQVNGWRGDTDLKKRIEYDLYYIENWSFWFDLKIMWLTIWKGLINKNAY
- a CDS encoding glycosyltransferase family 9 protein yields the protein MKERGNFWMRFFDRYAGIPILCFLSLVKKARKTGQEINSILVIKVGTIGDTLLLAPVLKAIKNMHPKTLLTVIGSKNNYEVLCRCSFIDSLKILEVSKVVKEPSYFFRFMKDVNSKEYDVVIDFESWPRLSAIVAFFVKTGHKIGFKTKGQFKHIVFDAAVPHDPCRHEIDNYMSLANAIGVSVSDYKIEFPIPDSEKAFVEDLLEKEGISNLILFHPWSSGYKGHLKEWGAENFIRLAGLLAKDGYTVGITGTNDNQAAAEYIVNACSGKVVSFCGRFTLGQTAYLITKSRLLITINTGIMHLGAALNHPMIALHGPAGVTRWGPVGSSNAHNIESNFACAPCLNLGSEYKCRNGGCMDAIKVEAVLRKAHEILKYKEGLSC
- the waaF gene encoding lipopolysaccharide heptosyltransferase II, translated to MGFNKVLIIKLGAIGDLLMTTPAVRALKKAYPTSHVSLLVGKSSKMAVNGNPYIDEFIECDDYIIYKGTLLQKLKYILSLILKIKRKKYDVVFVFHRDWRFNLFAFLCGIPERVGFDRNGEGRFLTKKVRISGIKHNIDQYLEIIKAIGIRDDGKGMDFIISNEAEKAVDKILTKKGLKNGDIKIGVLAGGASNIKTEMPIKRWPVEDYAELSRKIVADGYKVILLGAESDKFNSEIILRNIINGVIDLTGRTTLEETAAVMKRCKVIVTHDSGPMHLASAMQVPVISIFGPTDPRGYYPLNSGGHYFWNAENIECAPCYEDGRFPDCNDPICIKAVTVEQVYEKLKDIIDARGR
- a CDS encoding glycosyltransferase family 9 protein, which gives rise to MKIYVYKSRLLKGIIAVFDAVGYFLKWTLSIFKKRNARQIERILILKLDHAGDVLLATPAIKSIRNGFPQAHITLVVGPWSKGIVEGEKYIDEIICYRAYWRDRNHDRHFNIRESLQFIRALRRGRYDLFFDLRGDLFVIIIAALSGIPRRVGFGWEGGGFLLTDEVNTTINKHQAEILLDAARAIGIRPVAAEIAITISEDDKKYAYALLKKNNWHESLLTIGLHIGSGCPSKMWAVERYAGLMERIVEHFKAQIVLVGGADDRAVTEQAEGLLHFKPVNMVGNLTFKQTAAVIKRCSLFIGNDSAPVHIAAAVGVPGIVLFSAANDWQRWRPYGNDVDVICKDVKCKGCEKAACDNMECMNLITVDEVFDLVLKKIKIVEAEERLDGIQ
- a CDS encoding methyltransferase domain-containing protein translates to MRVLDIGCGKNKINGAIGLDIHKTPATDAICDLDRFPYPFQTNIFDKIYLMDVLEHLQDIKGVMEEVHRIAKPDALVFIRVPHFSSTHAYGDFTHRHFFNTESFNYFTADFPQYDFYSAARFDKIKVRLNFWKFHRINGVSCLANRFPLFYEKYLAFIFPAMNIEVSLKVIK